GATGGCGATCGCGGTGTTCTACTCCGTCGGCACCGGGGCCGGCGGCGTGGCGGCGCCCGCGCTGTTCGGGAGGCTCGTGGGGAGCGGATCGCGCGAGGGCGTGCTGAACGGGTACCTCTTCGGCGCCGCGCTCATGGTCGGCGCCGCCGTCGTCGCCGCGTTCCTCGCCGTGCCGGCCGAGCGGCGATCGCTCGAGGAGATCGCGGAGATGGGGCGCTGAGCTCATCGCGCCTTGCTCCGCTTCTTCTTCGCCGCGGCCTTCTTCTTCGCGGGCCTCGCCGGCGCGGGCTCGTCGCGCGTGGTGTCGACGCGCGCGGGGCCGCGTTTTTCGCGGAGATCGTCGAGCAGGCCCTGGCGGTCGATCTCGAGGAGCGCGGCCCACGCGTGGCGGCACGGGTCGGGGGTCATCGACTCCGACGGGCACGTGCACTTGATGAGGAGGCGGCCGCGGTCGACGGTGAGGTCGACCTCCTGCGGGCGCGGGCCGCGCACGCGGGCGCGGACGTGATCGCGGCTCGTGTCGAGCAGCTCCACGCCGCGCGTGTGGCACTCGAAGCCCTTGAGCATGGCCGGCGGCGCGAACGCGTGGCCGACGCGGCCGGCGACGGAGACGGCGAGGGGAGAGACGGAGAGCGAGAGGGAAGGTGACGCGTGCATGCGCGCGCCTGAAGCCAGCGCCATGCCACGAGCGCGCACCAACGATCTTCGAGGGTTGGCGCGCGTGACCATATGGCCCGGGCCGGCCGGGGCCAGGCCAGGGGCCAGGGGAAAGGGCGTTACAATCGCGGGTATGGACATGTATCGCGATCCGCTGGCGGGGCTCCGCAGCCAGATCGCGACGAAGCGCGGGCTCCTCGAGCTCCGCGAGCGCGCGCTGCCGATGCTCCTTCGATCGATGTTGCCCGCGGCGCTCGTGAAGGAGCTCTCGGCCAAGGTGCCCGCGGCGGAGGTGGACCCGAGCTCGCTCGAAGGGCTCGCCGGGGTCGAGACCGCGCTCGACTCGCTGC
This sequence is a window from Labilithrix sp.. Protein-coding genes within it:
- a CDS encoding SWIM zinc finger family protein, giving the protein MALASGARMHASPSLSLSVSPLAVSVAGRVGHAFAPPAMLKGFECHTRGVELLDTSRDHVRARVRGPRPQEVDLTVDRGRLLIKCTCPSESMTPDPCRHAWAALLEIDRQGLLDDLREKRGPARVDTTRDEPAPARPAKKKAAAKKKRSKAR